A region of the Conyzicola lurida genome:
GAGATCTCGAGGGTGTCGTCCTGCGACACGTAGTACGTGAGCGGGATCTGCGACGAGAACGCGGCGTCCGCGCGGCCGGACTTCACCGCGAGGATCGCGGTGTCCTGGTCGGCGAACAGCGAGATGTCGATGGGGGTGTCGCACTCGGCCTGCTGGGCTTCGAGCACCTTCTGTGCTGTTCCGCCCTGCAGCGTGGCGATGGTGTGGCCGCAGGTGTCGTCGAGTCCCTCGATCTTGTCGTCGGCGGTCTTCTGCTGGAGGAACACCACGTACTCGGCGATCCAGACGGCGAAGTCGTAGTTGGCCTGCGTGGCGGGGATGTCGGACAGGGGCGAGATGCCGGCGTCGTACTTGTCGCTCTCGAAGCCGGTGTAGATGTCGGCGCTGGTGGGGGCGACCTCGAGGTCGATCTCGATGCCGAGAGCGGCCTCCATCGCGGCGACGGTGTCGAAGTTGATGCCCTCGTAGGTGACGCCGTCTTCGCCCTTCTGCGAGTAGGGCGGCAGGGTGATCGTGGCGAGACGCAGCACGCCGGACTCCTGAATCTCCGCCGGGAGGGAGTCGTGCAATTCCTGGCTGAACTCGGGCAGCGGCATGCCGCCCTCGGTCGGTTCTGCGCTGCTGCTGGTGTCGGTGTCGGCACCTGCCGCGCAGCCCGCGAGCATGAACAGTGCGGCAGCGGTGGCGGTGGCGACTGCCACGCGGGACTGGATGCGAGTGGCCATGCGGCCCTCCTTCTCATAAATTGCGAATGTGATTCGGTGCTGGTGGTATGCACAACCTAGGGCATATTTGTTTCGTTCGTGTGACAAATTTGCCTGGATAACCTCACCTTCTTAGATCTACAATGGGCAAACCCTTAGTTCGGAAGGAATCGCGCAATGAGCGGCACTTGGTATGACGGCCCGATAATCGATGCCCACACCCACCTGTGGAACCTGACGGAGAACGACCACTACCCCTGGCTGCGACCCGCGGGCAACTTCGGACCGAAGGGCCGCCTCGACGCTCTCAAGGGCAAGAACTACGTTCTCGACGACTACCGCCGCGACATCGCCGGCACGGGAGTCGTCGCCTCGGTGCACATCGAAGCGCTCTGGGAGACCGCGGCAGATCCGGTGAACGAGACCCGCTGGCTCGAATCGCTCGGCTCACCCGACCTCGCCTCGCGCTACGTCGCCGCCGCCACGTTCGGCGTCGCCGGAACGCGTGCCGAGCTCGAGGCGCAGGCCGCTTTCGACCGCGTGCGCGGCATCCGCCAGGTCATCGCCTGGACGCCCAATCCCGAGCGCCGCATGGCCGCCGAGGCGGACATCACCCGTCGGCCGGAGTGGCGCGAGGCGATCACCACCCTGCTCGACCTCGACCTGCACCTCGAGCTGCTGATGTACCCGCACCAGGCACAGAACGTGGCCGAACTCGCGGCCGACTTTCCGACGCTGCCCATCGTCGTCAACCACATCGGCAGTCCCATCGAGCAGGATGACGCCGGGCTCGAGCTCTGGCGCGACGGGGTCACACTCATGTCGGCGCAGTCGAACGTGCTCGTCAAGCTCTCGGCCGCCGCGGCCTACCCGACCGAAAAATCTGTCGACGCGATGCGCCCCTTCGCCGACCACCTCGTCGGCTCGTTCGGGGCCGACCGCGTGATGGTCGGCAGCGACTTCCCGGTGGGCACCCTCGTCGGCTGGAGCTACGCGACCTACATGGACGCCTACCGCGCCGTGCTCGAGGGCAACTCACGCGACGAGCAGGCCGCGATGTTCCACGACACGGCCGCCCGCCTGTATCGGATGGCGGTCTA
Encoded here:
- a CDS encoding amidohydrolase family protein; its protein translation is MSGTWYDGPIIDAHTHLWNLTENDHYPWLRPAGNFGPKGRLDALKGKNYVLDDYRRDIAGTGVVASVHIEALWETAADPVNETRWLESLGSPDLASRYVAAATFGVAGTRAELEAQAAFDRVRGIRQVIAWTPNPERRMAAEADITRRPEWREAITTLLDLDLHLELLMYPHQAQNVAELAADFPTLPIVVNHIGSPIEQDDAGLELWRDGVTLMSAQSNVLVKLSAAAAYPTEKSVDAMRPFADHLVGSFGADRVMVGSDFPVGTLVGWSYATYMDAYRAVLEGNSRDEQAAMFHDTAARLYRMAV
- a CDS encoding transporter substrate-binding domain-containing protein, whose translation is MATRIQSRVAVATATAAALFMLAGCAAGADTDTSSSAEPTEGGMPLPEFSQELHDSLPAEIQESGVLRLATITLPPYSQKGEDGVTYEGINFDTVAAMEAALGIEIDLEVAPTSADIYTGFESDKYDAGISPLSDIPATQANYDFAVWIAEYVVFLQQKTADDKIEGLDDTCGHTIATLQGGTAQKVLEAQQAECDTPIDISLFADQDTAILAVKSGRADAAFSSQIPLTYYVSQDDTLEISGANSTDNGFPPFWVGAFAPKEAPIVPVLLDTFNALKDAGTYDFLLEKYGIEENAMDEFGFNLAEDE